CCGCGACCGGCCTTACGCAGCACCACCACGCCCGCCTGCTGCTCCAGCTTTTTCAGCTGGGCGCTCACCGCCGAAGTGGAGCGGCACAGGCGCGCTGCCGCCAGCGCAAAGCTGTTCAGCTCCACACCGAGCACAAAACTGCGCAGGGCTTCCGGGTCAAAGGTGGCGGGTCGCAAGAGTGACATAGAATCATCCTGTTTTTCGGGATTGTTATCGCAAAATTATGTGATTTTATAAACCATTCCGCCTGCTTATGCTGCGGTTATTTCCTCAAACACCGGAGTTACAGCATGAGTATCCCTCTCGATCGTCACTCGCTGGCGGCCGTCGCCCCGACGCTGGCCGCCATTACCGAGCAGACCCTGTTTGGCGAAATATGGCAGCGGCCCGAGCTCAGCCCGCGCGAACGCAGCCTGATCACCGTGGCGGCGCTGATCGCACAAAGCCGCCCGCAACAGCTGGCCTGGCATCTGAGCTTTGCCCGGCAGAACGGGCTGAGCAAAGAGCAGCTCAGCGAAGTGATGACCCATCTGGCGTTTTACTGCGGCTGGCCTGCCGCCGTCAGCGCCCTGGAACTGC
This portion of the Erwinia sp. E602 genome encodes:
- a CDS encoding carboxymuconolactone decarboxylase family protein — protein: MSIPLDRHSLAAVAPTLAAITEQTLFGEIWQRPELSPRERSLITVAALIAQSRPQQLAWHLSFARQNGLSKEQLSEVMTHLAFYCGWPAAVSALELLNASEQE